From a single Lewinella sp. LCG006 genomic region:
- a CDS encoding S8 family serine peptidase, translated as MKKLFTLLLFAIASFVQSFAQPVAETPEAYEALKTYYEEYVRLQLNEFDFTIPANERILLAPSAYSQASGNWATDWHGTANNAAWIRANAQRKIAVFVLDTGAGYTNSRMNAAWWREKGRSFTGEQNTIDVQSHSTHVSSSIGGVDPNKPIGLAAELVKMGLLKIIPYKVLNDQGSAYTSWIVAGIEAVIAEAIELQKQGYFCIINLSLGGRGQSAAMDAVIQKAEDAGILVFAAAGNGGSPNVGTPANGPGAVAVAAHDRNGKKASFSDYGKEIETAAAGVRILGLLPNEGEGEYDGTSMATPTAAACAAIIASTHPELDSEGVKAILFDKVYDIDPEGWDQYTGHGSFVLDLLINDPTPPDNPDDPDTPDKPEQPEEPEFTSTLTYEVNGEKMYYRSQSERKFEALELNDMVVTVSGKGNTDRVYDQNDTWTKNYFKNTRLIIPDDPTWGHCLTTYWSGQFYEYTSRNQGIGAQVTAAKGTDEEGRNCLQYTFDRAETVQITSFTNDKGLTILTAQTEHGQVMAIRKPQRKGFLRRIFSR; from the coding sequence ATGAAAAAGCTATTTACGCTCCTGCTTTTTGCAATAGCCTCTTTTGTGCAGAGCTTTGCCCAGCCAGTGGCCGAAACGCCAGAGGCTTATGAAGCCCTCAAAACGTACTACGAAGAGTATGTACGTCTTCAACTCAATGAGTTTGACTTTACCATACCGGCCAATGAACGCATTTTGTTGGCTCCATCGGCTTATAGCCAGGCATCAGGCAACTGGGCGACCGATTGGCACGGCACGGCCAACAATGCTGCATGGATACGAGCCAATGCACAGCGAAAGATCGCCGTCTTTGTGCTCGATACCGGAGCCGGGTACACCAACAGCCGCATGAATGCCGCATGGTGGCGCGAGAAAGGACGCAGCTTCACTGGGGAGCAAAACACCATTGATGTTCAGTCGCATTCTACTCACGTCAGCTCTTCCATTGGTGGTGTTGATCCGAACAAACCCATTGGGCTGGCCGCTGAGCTGGTCAAAATGGGTCTACTGAAGATCATCCCTTATAAGGTACTCAACGATCAGGGCAGTGCCTACACCAGTTGGATTGTAGCGGGCATCGAGGCGGTGATCGCCGAAGCCATCGAACTACAAAAGCAAGGCTATTTCTGTATCATCAACCTCTCGTTGGGCGGACGTGGCCAAAGTGCGGCCATGGATGCCGTGATCCAAAAAGCCGAAGATGCCGGGATTCTAGTCTTTGCCGCAGCGGGTAATGGCGGGAGCCCCAATGTAGGCACGCCAGCCAATGGTCCCGGAGCCGTAGCAGTAGCCGCACATGATCGCAATGGCAAGAAAGCCAGCTTTTCCGACTATGGTAAAGAAATCGAAACCGCAGCGGCAGGCGTCCGCATCCTAGGGCTTTTGCCCAATGAAGGCGAAGGCGAATACGACGGTACCAGCATGGCCACCCCAACGGCGGCGGCTTGTGCGGCCATCATCGCCAGTACTCACCCGGAGCTGGACAGCGAAGGCGTCAAAGCCATTCTTTTTGACAAGGTCTACGACATTGACCCCGAAGGTTGGGACCAGTACACCGGCCATGGCTCCTTTGTCCTTGATCTTTTGATCAATGATCCTACGCCTCCGGATAACCCCGACGATCCAGATACACCCGACAAACCAGAACAACCAGAAGAGCCAGAATTTACCAGCACCTTGACCTACGAGGTCAATGGCGAAAAGATGTACTACCGCAGCCAATCCGAGCGCAAATTTGAAGCACTGGAATTGAATGACATGGTGGTCACCGTCTCCGGAAAAGGAAACACCGATCGCGTCTACGACCAAAACGATACTTGGACGAAGAACTATTTCAAGAATACACGCCTGATCATTCCCGATGACCCTACGTGGGGCCATTGCTTGACGACCTACTGGTCGGGCCAGTTCTACGAATACACCAGCCGCAACCAGGGCATTGGTGCCCAAGTTACCGCCGCAAAAGGTACCGACGAAGAAGGTCGAAACTGCCTTCAGTACACCTTTGATCGTGCCGAAACCGTTCAGATCACCAGCTTCACCAACGACAAAGGATTGACCATCCTGACCGCACAAACTGAACACGGCCAGGTGATGGCCATCCGTAAACCACAACGAAAAGGCTTTTTGCGGAGGATTTTCTCCCGCTAA
- a CDS encoding N-6 DNA methylase, translated as MSKQAYSLNQEIARFVLDKAASGEPYTQEQLAYVNQYVGFGGMWNYDEALTKERGLYEYYTPAEVVAKMVGLAYRYGYQSGPVLEPSCGIGRFLHYFDPKEKVTGIELDEISSLIAKANFPAYNIRHQSFNSLFVDRRGNSQAYKSEYQLVIGNPPYGDFAGKGTQVEKRSTKANTYVDYFITRGLDLLLPGGLLIYIIPSGFLDGKETEVKANILAKAELLDAYRLPKSIFTQTDIQTDIVVFKKK; from the coding sequence ATGAGCAAGCAAGCCTACTCACTCAATCAGGAAATTGCCCGTTTTGTCCTCGATAAAGCTGCCAGTGGCGAGCCTTACACGCAGGAACAATTAGCCTACGTCAATCAGTACGTGGGCTTTGGTGGTATGTGGAATTACGACGAAGCCCTCACCAAAGAGCGGGGACTGTACGAGTATTACACCCCGGCAGAAGTCGTCGCCAAAATGGTGGGCCTGGCTTATCGCTACGGTTATCAATCGGGACCAGTCCTGGAGCCGAGCTGCGGTATTGGTCGCTTCCTCCACTATTTCGATCCGAAGGAGAAAGTCACCGGCATCGAGCTGGACGAAATCAGCTCCCTGATCGCTAAGGCCAACTTTCCCGCTTACAATATCCGCCATCAATCGTTCAACTCCCTTTTTGTCGATCGGCGCGGGAATAGCCAGGCGTATAAATCGGAATACCAACTGGTGATCGGCAATCCACCCTACGGCGACTTTGCCGGAAAAGGCACCCAAGTCGAAAAGCGGAGCACCAAGGCCAATACCTACGTGGACTACTTCATCACCCGTGGACTGGATTTGCTACTACCCGGAGGCTTGTTGATCTACATCATTCCTTCCGGTTTTCTGGATGGAAAAGAAACCGAAGTCAAGGCCAATATTTTGGCGAAAGCCGAGCTGTTGGATGCCTACCGGCTCCCCAAAAGCATTTTCACCCAAACCGACATTCAAACCGACATTGTCGTGTTCAAAAAGAAGTAA
- a CDS encoding helicase-related protein translates to MSTLIGKNYKGVEIYENHAGWRYKNEADGLTYQKVHTNSQGGRQVPVNPNDPEFLVVGEPREIFSGEYFVASPDKVLGEIITHNPNTGRELTDQFGKPRPEVRGTMAEAMARIKAPVAKRYDHFFDATVLPVRAPEKKTGRIAKVIAQSKAENTAKQDRGYSCSTNLQCLEETIEKYNPGISREEIEVWVTYQAGQGLYDRSVIDNNEWGKYLIEEPNYQAWHQAGLVAYDGQAYIPQVLYYSGNIYDKIVAAKASEAAIVSEIGEEGYREQLQRLEAAKPKALYLTDDESQKLFLSPFDKIWQDIEITELADGTQVDPKTSISSIFYSEYLKNLSREELTLEKKSTTAWEIYQYWIKKERRPRGKNDSEWASIRRNVTLIGSHHFDQFLLNSLTEEDKAKIAYLWNRKSNNYQDIDYSRIPVGFRMGTMFKGGSLSIRPAQREGVAFMNHRGTGIVAYDVGVGKTMTAILGISDGFEKGLFKRPLVVVPQKVYNKWIAEIIGVKADKIIKQKGKVIAKPGDIISEGILPHIEINDYDNLGVNFISRAVDENGVAKTVAEYSVTMVTYEGLMKIGFNPNTEKDLAGRLKAMLSQGESGRAAAIVEQKAEEWVDAALAETELDIEEMGIDAIIVDETHNFRNLFMEVKGDVGEDGEREAKHFFSGGSGQPSSRALKLFMLNAYVHDNNNRRNTFGLTATPFTNRATEIYSMMAHYDYQGLKDFDVYNIAQFCSKYIDETLESTWTAAGKFEINAVIRGYNNLPSLQSMIFRSINYKTGEEANIQRPEKVILPLTNDENGVPLEAQYMVDTKLTPSTKQEYWLKQIQLFASKDRSVRSDSVLSGFYPEDEKGNVPGQVLIALNASRTVTFSPYALRLGGDAQSDLSKVTPEEFVDGSPKIKYVCECIRTVKQYHEAQGTPVSGQIIYADRGTEWFGHIKQYLVENVGYADKEVAIFYGKVSKGRRETIKEGFLDGKIKIIIGSSTMREGVDLQKFGTVLYNCFLDWNPTDHHQLMGRIWRFGNKFSHVRIVVPLMENSSDIFTWQKLSEKMSRLNSIWTRSGKSKLFEEKELNAEELKRGLINDPEEIVRWELEEQASVLQGEFEIAVSNRDALEQAKELKDKFARLQTRIEELLAEITTRPDVEYSTTPEQLEGLQAMESGDIRAAYRKLYRYAQLQGYYSRLGTRSVIDEHKKYVKRIKNIEDKLLAKEQLTIFDDFTALIDRYHQRASTLLAEITHLKSPEHKETLLAKVIEEKEAEAANRRPVSERVNEFQRLNYLLDCHHKVHTCDIYGRVEEISSGKAVPTIKQPERKLETDTAFKYQWPALLKKFMPKAQQAAVRDILRETESAEGYAKTVLDPLHEQVKSIPKLYATESVPTSEKIIYAHFFQGSSDWYIAEYDPKDNLAFGYAILGGDELNAEWGYVSIDEISQSRLVELDFYWQPVPFASLFGEKEAPAIEIKVDEVQIIEQAIEALQVAMEFSQGPQQVELQEAIDALSVAIEFL, encoded by the coding sequence ATGAGTACCTTAATTGGAAAGAACTATAAGGGTGTTGAAATTTACGAGAACCATGCCGGATGGCGCTACAAGAACGAAGCAGATGGATTAACCTACCAGAAAGTTCATACCAATTCACAAGGTGGTCGTCAGGTGCCAGTGAACCCTAATGATCCTGAATTTTTGGTTGTTGGTGAACCACGGGAAATTTTCTCTGGCGAATACTTTGTAGCATCTCCCGATAAGGTGCTCGGGGAAATAATCACCCATAACCCCAATACGGGCCGTGAGCTGACCGACCAATTCGGCAAGCCCAGGCCCGAAGTACGGGGCACAATGGCGGAGGCCATGGCCCGCATCAAGGCACCCGTAGCCAAACGCTACGATCACTTCTTTGATGCCACCGTGCTGCCCGTGCGTGCTCCGGAGAAGAAGACGGGCCGTATCGCTAAAGTCATTGCCCAGTCCAAAGCCGAAAATACAGCCAAACAAGATCGCGGCTATTCCTGCTCCACCAATCTGCAATGCCTGGAGGAAACGATTGAGAAATACAATCCCGGCATCAGCCGTGAAGAAATTGAGGTGTGGGTGACCTACCAGGCCGGTCAAGGGCTTTACGATCGCAGCGTCATCGACAACAACGAATGGGGCAAATACCTCATCGAGGAACCCAATTACCAAGCCTGGCACCAGGCCGGACTGGTAGCTTACGATGGCCAGGCCTACATCCCACAAGTGCTTTACTATTCCGGAAACATTTACGATAAGATCGTCGCTGCTAAAGCCAGCGAAGCGGCCATTGTCAGTGAAATTGGTGAAGAGGGCTACCGCGAGCAGCTCCAACGCCTGGAAGCCGCCAAGCCCAAAGCGCTTTACCTCACCGACGATGAAAGCCAAAAGCTTTTCCTCAGTCCTTTTGATAAAATCTGGCAGGACATTGAGATTACCGAACTGGCCGATGGCACCCAAGTCGATCCCAAGACCAGTATTAGTAGCATTTTCTATTCGGAATACCTGAAGAACCTATCCCGCGAAGAACTGACCCTGGAAAAGAAATCCACCACCGCCTGGGAGATTTACCAGTATTGGATCAAAAAAGAGCGCCGTCCACGGGGCAAAAACGATAGCGAATGGGCCAGCATCCGCCGCAATGTAACCCTGATCGGCAGCCACCACTTTGATCAGTTTTTGCTCAATAGCCTAACTGAGGAGGACAAGGCCAAGATCGCCTATTTGTGGAACCGCAAGTCGAACAACTACCAGGACATTGATTACTCGCGCATCCCGGTGGGCTTTCGTATGGGCACCATGTTCAAAGGAGGAAGCCTGTCTATCCGTCCAGCGCAGCGCGAAGGAGTCGCCTTTATGAATCACCGGGGCACCGGCATCGTCGCTTACGATGTGGGTGTAGGTAAGACCATGACGGCCATTTTGGGCATCAGCGATGGTTTTGAAAAAGGATTGTTCAAACGGCCTTTGGTGGTGGTGCCCCAAAAGGTCTACAACAAATGGATCGCGGAGATCATCGGGGTAAAAGCCGATAAGATCATCAAGCAAAAAGGTAAAGTCATTGCCAAGCCCGGAGACATCATCTCCGAAGGGATACTACCACACATTGAGATCAACGATTACGATAACCTGGGCGTCAACTTCATCAGTCGGGCCGTGGACGAAAACGGGGTGGCCAAAACGGTAGCGGAGTATTCCGTGACCATGGTGACTTACGAAGGTTTGATGAAAATTGGGTTCAACCCCAATACCGAAAAAGACCTGGCCGGTCGCCTCAAAGCCATGCTCTCCCAAGGTGAATCCGGACGAGCTGCGGCCATCGTCGAACAGAAAGCCGAAGAATGGGTGGATGCCGCCCTGGCCGAAACCGAGCTGGACATCGAGGAGATGGGCATTGATGCCATCATCGTGGATGAAACGCACAACTTCCGCAACCTCTTCATGGAGGTGAAAGGCGATGTGGGCGAAGACGGCGAGCGGGAAGCCAAGCACTTCTTCAGCGGTGGCAGTGGCCAGCCTTCCAGCCGGGCACTCAAGCTGTTTATGCTGAACGCCTACGTGCACGACAACAACAACCGCCGCAACACCTTTGGCCTGACGGCAACGCCCTTTACCAACCGCGCCACCGAGATTTACTCCATGATGGCCCACTACGATTACCAGGGGCTCAAAGACTTTGATGTGTACAACATCGCCCAATTTTGTAGCAAGTACATCGACGAAACGCTGGAAAGCACCTGGACGGCAGCGGGTAAGTTTGAGATCAATGCGGTGATACGAGGGTACAACAATCTACCGTCGTTGCAGTCGATGATCTTCCGCTCGATCAACTACAAGACCGGCGAAGAGGCCAATATTCAGCGTCCGGAGAAAGTGATCCTACCGCTGACCAACGATGAAAACGGCGTTCCCCTGGAAGCGCAGTACATGGTGGACACCAAGCTGACACCCTCCACCAAGCAGGAATATTGGCTCAAGCAAATCCAGCTCTTTGCCAGTAAAGACCGTAGTGTCAGAAGCGATAGCGTCCTTTCGGGCTTTTATCCCGAGGATGAGAAAGGCAATGTGCCTGGTCAGGTGCTTATCGCGCTGAATGCTTCGCGGACGGTAACGTTTTCACCTTACGCCTTGCGTTTGGGCGGGGATGCGCAGTCAGACCTGAGCAAAGTAACGCCCGAGGAATTTGTGGATGGCTCGCCCAAGATCAAGTACGTCTGTGAGTGCATACGCACCGTCAAGCAGTACCACGAAGCGCAGGGCACACCCGTTTCTGGCCAGATCATCTATGCCGATCGCGGTACCGAATGGTTTGGGCACATCAAGCAGTATTTGGTGGAGAACGTCGGTTATGCCGATAAGGAAGTGGCCATCTTTTACGGAAAAGTCAGCAAAGGTCGTCGGGAAACCATCAAGGAAGGATTTTTGGATGGGAAGATCAAGATCATCATCGGTTCTTCAACCATGCGCGAAGGCGTAGATCTGCAAAAGTTCGGCACCGTTCTGTACAACTGCTTTTTGGATTGGAACCCCACTGATCACCATCAGTTGATGGGCCGGATCTGGCGTTTTGGCAACAAGTTCAGCCACGTGCGCATCGTCGTGCCTTTGATGGAAAACAGTTCGGACATCTTCACCTGGCAAAAGCTCAGTGAAAAGATGAGTCGCTTGAATTCCATCTGGACCCGCAGCGGCAAGAGCAAGCTCTTCGAGGAAAAAGAACTCAACGCCGAAGAACTCAAGCGGGGACTGATCAATGACCCCGAGGAGATCGTCCGCTGGGAGTTGGAAGAACAGGCATCCGTGCTTCAGGGAGAATTTGAAATTGCGGTCAGCAACCGCGATGCCCTGGAGCAGGCCAAGGAGCTAAAGGACAAATTTGCCCGCCTGCAAACCAGGATAGAGGAACTGTTGGCCGAAATCACTACCCGTCCGGATGTGGAATACAGCACCACGCCCGAGCAGTTGGAAGGGCTGCAAGCCATGGAAAGCGGTGACATTCGAGCTGCTTACCGCAAACTCTACCGCTATGCCCAGCTGCAAGGCTACTACTCGCGCCTGGGTACCCGCTCGGTGATTGATGAACACAAAAAGTACGTCAAGCGCATCAAAAACATCGAAGACAAGCTGTTGGCCAAAGAACAGCTGACCATCTTCGATGACTTTACCGCCCTGATTGATCGCTATCATCAGCGGGCAAGTACCTTGTTGGCAGAAATCACCCATTTGAAGTCGCCGGAGCACAAGGAAACGCTGTTGGCCAAAGTGATCGAGGAAAAGGAAGCCGAAGCCGCTAACCGCCGCCCGGTATCCGAGCGGGTCAATGAATTTCAGCGATTGAACTACTTGCTGGACTGTCACCACAAAGTCCATACTTGTGACATCTACGGACGGGTGGAAGAGATCAGCTCCGGAAAAGCAGTGCCCACCATCAAGCAGCCGGAGCGCAAGCTGGAAACGGATACGGCTTTCAAGTACCAGTGGCCAGCTTTGCTGAAGAAGTTCATGCCCAAGGCACAGCAAGCCGCCGTGCGCGACATTTTGCGGGAAACAGAAAGTGCCGAAGGTTACGCCAAGACGGTACTAGATCCGCTGCATGAGCAGGTGAAATCCATTCCAAAGCTGTACGCGACCGAAAGTGTGCCCACCAGTGAGAAAATCATCTACGCTCACTTCTTTCAGGGCAGCTCCGATTGGTACATCGCTGAGTACGATCCCAAGGACAATTTGGCCTTTGGCTATGCTATTCTTGGCGGAGATGAATTGAATGCCGAGTGGGGCTATGTTTCGATAGACGAGATCAGCCAGTCCAGATTGGTGGAGCTCGACTTCTATTGGCAGCCAGTTCCGTTTGCAAGCCTGTTCGGAGAAAAAGAAGCACCAGCAATAGAAATCAAAGTCGATGAGGTACAAATTATCGAACAAGCCATTGAAGCCCTACAAGTGGCCATGGAGTTTTCCCAAGGCCCACAGCAAGTAGAACTGCAAGAAGCGATTGACGCGCTGAGCGTAGCCATTGAATTTTTATAA